Proteins encoded together in one Halalkaliarchaeum sp. AArc-CO window:
- a CDS encoding enoyl-CoA hydratase-related protein, producing MNDRSEGARRDTDRRADGGSEAIDRPDPTDVTVDSDVIDLEAHRAGDPEGVVRLVLDDPDRRNALSREMADGIVDAIDAIEGSDIRCVVLEGRGPAFCAGGDVAAMAQLQTTDLPLEAAVRHVIRNTARCVRRTAECEFPTVAAIDGPAIGAGGALALACDLQLAHEDARIGFGFREVGLAIDSGVSYFLPRFVGDNVARELVFTGEQLDAERARERGLVNHVYTDGEFEKGVREFAERVASGPPIALRASKRLLRDTGGRSLSATIEREAEAQAAALASRDHREGAEAFLERREPEFSGR from the coding sequence ATGAACGACCGCTCCGAGGGCGCCCGTCGAGACACCGACCGCAGAGCCGACGGCGGCTCCGAGGCGATCGATCGGCCCGATCCGACAGACGTGACCGTAGACAGCGACGTCATTGACCTCGAAGCCCACCGAGCGGGCGATCCGGAGGGCGTCGTCAGACTCGTGCTGGACGACCCGGACCGGCGGAACGCCCTCTCGCGGGAGATGGCCGACGGGATCGTCGATGCGATCGACGCGATCGAAGGTTCAGACATCCGGTGTGTCGTCCTCGAGGGACGGGGTCCCGCCTTCTGTGCCGGCGGGGACGTCGCCGCGATGGCACAGCTTCAGACGACCGACCTCCCGCTGGAAGCGGCAGTTCGACACGTCATCCGGAACACGGCCAGATGCGTCAGGCGGACGGCCGAATGCGAGTTCCCGACCGTTGCCGCGATCGACGGCCCGGCGATCGGCGCCGGTGGGGCGCTGGCGCTTGCGTGTGACCTCCAGCTGGCTCACGAGGACGCCCGGATCGGGTTCGGGTTTCGGGAGGTCGGCCTCGCGATCGATTCGGGGGTGTCGTACTTCCTGCCCCGGTTCGTCGGCGACAACGTCGCCCGCGAGCTGGTTTTCACCGGCGAACAGCTGGACGCCGAACGCGCACGGGAGCGGGGATTGGTAAACCACGTGTACACCGACGGCGAGTTCGAGAAGGGAGTTCGGGAGTTCGCCGAACGCGTGGCGAGCGGCCCGCCGATCGCGCTTCGCGCCTCCAAGCGGCTGCTTCGGGACACCGGCGGGCGGTCGCTTTCGGCCACGATCGAGCGCGAGGCCGAGGCCCAGGCCGCCGCACTGGCCTCGCGAGACCACAGGGAGGGTGCCGAGGCATTCCTCGAGCGGCGGGAGCCGGAGTTTTCCGGCCGGTAG
- a CDS encoding halocyanin domain-containing protein — protein MQTQSADRGESDRPSGVVSRRRLLEGLGAAVAAAGLAGCLGDGDIEEETYGDWFRGANNFEGTVDRTGEPEVVVEVGTGNGLSYDPAAVRVSTGTTVIWDWTGIGGQHDVVEVDRAFESELYLEDGRQFSHTFEEAGVYKYVCTPHRTSGMKGAIHVVE, from the coding sequence ATGCAAACGCAGTCGGCAGACCGGGGGGAGTCGGATCGTCCCTCCGGTGTCGTTTCCCGCCGTCGCCTCCTCGAAGGGCTGGGTGCGGCTGTCGCGGCCGCCGGACTCGCGGGCTGTCTCGGGGACGGCGACATCGAGGAGGAAACGTATGGGGACTGGTTCCGGGGCGCCAACAACTTCGAGGGCACCGTCGATCGGACCGGGGAACCGGAGGTCGTCGTCGAGGTCGGAACCGGAAACGGCCTCTCGTATGATCCCGCTGCAGTCCGGGTTTCGACGGGCACGACCGTCATCTGGGACTGGACCGGGATCGGGGGGCAACACGACGTCGTCGAGGTCGATCGGGCGTTCGAAAGCGAGCTGTATCTCGAGGACGGACGACAGTTCAGCCACACGTTCGAGGAGGCGGGGGTGTACAAGTACGTCTGTACGCCCCACCGAACCAGCGGGATGAAAGGCGCCATACACGTCGTCGAGTGA
- the cobT gene encoding nicotinate-nucleotide--dimethylbenzimidazole phosphoribosyltransferase, which yields MEFDIPQLDESAMDRARKRQDQLTKPPGSLGRLEELSVRIAGMVGDPTPSIDSPVVVTMAADHGVVEEGVSAFPQSVTAAMVENFAHDGAGVNALARTAGAENLIVDVGVVGDYDGNGRVIRKPVADGTANLAEGPAMSREEVIEAIEAGRAVVAEHAADADVIALGDMGIGNTTASAAVTAAITGSDPADVTGRGSGIDDEGLDRKVAVIRQALADRELDPEDGVDVLRAVGGFELAGLAGVALEASSRRIPVVVDGFITGAAALSAWAIDERVSRYLLPSHRSVEDGHDVQHDALGLEPLFDFDMRLGEGTGAAVAIGIYRGACRALREMATFEEAGIPT from the coding sequence ATGGAGTTCGACATCCCGCAGCTGGACGAATCCGCGATGGACCGCGCGAGAAAGCGACAGGACCAGCTCACCAAGCCGCCCGGCAGCCTGGGCCGACTCGAGGAGCTTTCCGTCCGGATCGCGGGGATGGTCGGCGATCCGACGCCGTCGATCGACTCCCCGGTCGTCGTGACGATGGCGGCCGACCACGGTGTCGTCGAAGAGGGAGTGAGCGCGTTCCCGCAGTCGGTGACGGCGGCGATGGTCGAGAACTTCGCCCACGATGGCGCCGGCGTCAACGCGCTCGCACGCACCGCGGGCGCAGAGAACCTCATCGTCGACGTCGGCGTCGTCGGCGACTACGACGGCAACGGCCGAGTGATCCGAAAGCCCGTCGCCGACGGGACCGCAAACCTCGCAGAGGGGCCTGCAATGAGCCGCGAGGAGGTGATCGAAGCGATCGAGGCGGGACGAGCGGTCGTCGCCGAACACGCCGCCGACGCCGACGTGATCGCGCTCGGCGACATGGGGATCGGCAACACGACCGCGAGCGCCGCCGTCACGGCGGCGATTACCGGCTCGGATCCCGCCGACGTGACCGGTCGGGGGAGTGGCATCGACGACGAGGGGCTCGATCGAAAGGTCGCGGTGATTCGGCAAGCGCTCGCCGACCGCGAACTGGACCCCGAGGACGGCGTCGACGTGCTCCGTGCAGTGGGCGGGTTCGAACTCGCCGGACTCGCCGGCGTCGCGCTCGAGGCGTCCAGCCGGCGGATTCCGGTCGTCGTCGACGGGTTCATCACCGGCGCGGCGGCGCTTTCCGCGTGGGCGATCGACGAACGCGTGAGCCGCTACCTGCTGCCGTCCCACCGTTCCGTGGAGGACGGCCACGATGTCCAACACGACGCGCTCGGCCTGGAGCCGTTGTTCGACTTCGACATGCGGCTCGGGGAGGGCACCGGCGCGGCGGTCGCGATCGGCATCTACCGCGGCGCCTGTAGGGCGCTCCGGGAGATGGCGACCTTCGAGGAAGCCGGGATTCCCACGTAG
- a CDS encoding cob(I)yrinic acid a,c-diamide adenosyltransferase — translation MTAHPIEPSVPEEFGLVQAWWGDGKGKTTAALGMAFRAAGHGYRVHVLQFLKGGTESVEDVRGEYNAMAMVPGISYENTGHYGWYGFLDGTADNEHEAKARGALARGQELLESTRETDLREPLPLDGPPEDGIHMLVLDEILYAVDRELLSPDDVLGLIEDKPENLELICTGSHSRPDYLSEHAELISQVKKEKHPLEGGYPARKGTEF, via the coding sequence CTGACCGCACACCCGATCGAGCCGTCGGTCCCCGAGGAGTTCGGCCTGGTACAGGCGTGGTGGGGCGACGGAAAGGGGAAGACCACCGCCGCCCTCGGCATGGCGTTCCGGGCGGCTGGACACGGCTACCGGGTGCACGTGCTCCAGTTCCTGAAAGGCGGAACGGAAAGTGTCGAGGACGTTCGGGGCGAGTACAACGCGATGGCGATGGTGCCCGGGATCAGCTACGAGAACACCGGCCACTACGGCTGGTACGGATTTCTCGACGGGACCGCCGACAACGAACACGAGGCGAAAGCACGGGGGGCACTGGCCCGGGGTCAGGAGCTCCTGGAGTCGACACGGGAGACGGATCTCCGTGAACCGCTCCCGCTGGACGGGCCGCCGGAAGACGGGATCCACATGCTCGTGCTCGACGAGATCCTTTATGCGGTCGACCGGGAGCTGCTCTCCCCCGACGACGTTCTCGGACTGATCGAGGACAAACCCGAGAACCTCGAGTTGATCTGTACCGGCAGCCACAGCCGACCCGACTACCTGTCGGAACACGCGGAACTGATAAGCCAGGTGAAAAAGGAGAAACACCCTCTCGAAGGTGGCTACCCCGCCCGCAAGGGCACCGAGTTTTGA